In Polynucleobacter sp. AP-Ainpum-60-G11, one DNA window encodes the following:
- a CDS encoding TRAP transporter small permease subunit has protein sequence MGFWGTLSTGIDRLNQFLGKIASVMILLSCVVSAANAVLRYSLDMSNNWPLELQWYLFAAAVMLGAAYTLKRNEHVRVDLIYSQLSDRGRLYIDLFGLIVFLMPACILFTWLSWTTLFYPSWLVSEHSLNAGGLSRYPIKFVVPFGFFMLSLQGLSEIIKRVGALNGEVTLPAADLHYEKPMQ, from the coding sequence ATGGGCTTTTGGGGAACGCTCTCAACAGGAATTGACCGCCTAAATCAATTCCTGGGCAAGATTGCTAGCGTCATGATCTTGCTGTCTTGTGTAGTGTCTGCTGCCAACGCCGTACTCCGCTATAGCTTAGACATGAGCAATAACTGGCCACTGGAATTGCAGTGGTACCTATTTGCTGCAGCTGTGATGCTAGGTGCCGCATACACCCTCAAACGCAACGAACATGTGCGGGTTGATTTAATTTACTCACAGCTTTCAGATCGCGGGCGTCTTTACATAGATCTTTTTGGTTTAATTGTCTTTTTAATGCCAGCCTGCATATTATTTACCTGGCTGTCTTGGACTACCTTGTTTTATCCCTCATGGCTCGTCTCAGAGCATTCGCTCAATGCTGGCGGCTTGTCACGCTATCCCATTAAGTTTGTTGTGCCTTTTGGTTTCTTTATGCTGAGCCTGCAAGGCTTATCGGAAATCATTAAACGTGTTGGCGCCCTCAATGGTGAAGTGACATTACCTGCCGCCGATCTCCATTATGAAAAACCCATGCAATGA
- the argH gene encoding argininosuccinate lyase → MSSSKNSLANKAQAWSARFNEPVDELVQRYTASIGFDQRFALVDIAGSLAHAEMLATQKIISAQDLADIQKGMAQIKGEIEAGEFNWQLALEDVHLNIEARLTELVGDAGKRLHTGRSRNDQVATDLRLWLRGSVDEIASTLKTLRIALLDLAETHSATIMPGHTHLQVAQPITFGHHLMAYYEMFSRDASRLTDLRARFNRLPLGAAALAGTTYPIDREQVAKTLGFDGICNNSLDAVSDRDFAIEFCAFASILMMHVSRLSEELVLWLSPRFGFIDLPDRFCTGSSIMPQKKNPDVPELARGKTGRVYGDLISLLTLMKSQPLAYNKDNQEDKEPLFDAVDTVQDTLRIFADMVPHIQVKADVMKAAAEEGFATATDLADYLVKKGLAFRDAHEAVAHAVKACVGRNCMLTDLTLPELRFACGLDNRPELMGDDVFALLTVDGSVNSRQHAGGTAPAQVLAAIKRGRADL, encoded by the coding sequence ATGAGCTCATCAAAAAATTCCCTTGCCAACAAAGCCCAAGCTTGGTCGGCCCGTTTTAACGAACCCGTTGACGAACTAGTTCAGCGTTATACCGCCTCTATTGGCTTTGATCAACGTTTTGCCTTGGTCGACATCGCCGGGTCTTTGGCTCATGCTGAAATGCTGGCCACCCAAAAGATTATTAGCGCTCAAGATTTGGCGGATATTCAAAAGGGTATGGCTCAGATCAAAGGTGAAATCGAGGCAGGTGAATTTAACTGGCAACTCGCACTGGAAGATGTGCATCTGAATATTGAAGCTCGTCTGACTGAATTGGTTGGCGATGCCGGCAAGCGTCTTCACACTGGCCGCTCACGCAATGACCAGGTTGCAACAGATTTACGCCTTTGGTTACGTGGCAGCGTTGATGAAATCGCAAGCACTCTCAAAACTTTACGTATTGCCTTGCTTGATCTAGCTGAGACTCACTCTGCTACGATCATGCCTGGACATACTCACTTGCAAGTTGCGCAACCCATTACTTTCGGTCATCACTTGATGGCCTATTACGAAATGTTTAGTCGTGATGCCAGCCGCTTGACTGATTTACGCGCCCGCTTCAATCGCTTGCCACTCGGTGCAGCTGCTTTAGCCGGAACGACTTATCCGATCGATCGCGAGCAAGTTGCCAAGACTCTAGGTTTTGATGGGATCTGCAATAACTCACTGGATGCCGTATCTGATCGCGACTTTGCGATTGAATTCTGCGCCTTTGCATCCATCTTGATGATGCATGTATCACGCTTATCTGAAGAGTTAGTGCTGTGGCTGAGTCCGCGCTTTGGCTTTATTGATTTGCCAGACCGCTTCTGTACTGGCAGCTCGATCATGCCGCAGAAAAAGAATCCAGATGTTCCTGAATTGGCTCGTGGAAAAACTGGTCGTGTGTATGGCGACTTGATTTCTTTGTTAACTTTGATGAAGAGCCAGCCGTTGGCATACAACAAAGATAACCAAGAAGACAAAGAGCCTTTGTTTGATGCGGTTGATACCGTGCAGGATACCTTGCGCATCTTCGCTGATATGGTTCCACATATTCAGGTGAAAGCCGATGTAATGAAGGCTGCTGCTGAAGAAGGCTTCGCAACCGCGACTGACCTAGCCGATTACTTAGTCAAAAAAGGTCTGGCCTTCCGTGATGCTCATGAAGCAGTAGCTCATGCTGTGAAGGCGTGTGTTGGTCGTAACTGTATGCTCACCGATTTAACACTTCCTGAATTACGTTTTGCTTGCGGCTTAGATAATCGCCCCGAACTGATGGGTGATGATGTATTTGCCCTGTTAACCGTTGATGGATCCGTGAACTCACGTCAACACGCTGGTGGTACCGCTCCAGCGCAAGTGCTTGCTGCAATTAAACGGGGTCGTGCAGATCTCTAA
- the hemC gene encoding hydroxymethylbilane synthase, with protein MSQTPISSSTSPISATPQRLVIASRESRLAMWQAEHVRDCLKKLYPACDVQILGMTTRGDQILDKALSKVGGKGLFVKELETALEDGRADLAVHSLKDVPMVMPEGFDLSCVMPREDAHDAFVSNDYASLEDLPKGAVVGTSSLRRESVLRSKFPHLVIQPLRGNLDTRMGKLDRGEYQAIILAAAGLKRLGLESRIRALLPIDPYTPAAGQGALGIETLSNHPNIKAWLAPLNDLPTLYAVTAERMVSRQLGGSCEVPLAAYATWDQDHMNIRSFVASVDGTASCLASAQGAVKSLEDAEALGLSVARDLIAQGAEHLLPNGLPK; from the coding sequence ATGTCCCAAACCCCCATTTCTAGCTCTACATCCCCTATCTCTGCCACTCCTCAGCGCCTGGTAATCGCCTCCCGTGAGAGCCGTCTTGCGATGTGGCAGGCTGAACATGTCCGGGATTGCCTCAAAAAGCTCTATCCAGCGTGCGACGTACAGATTCTGGGAATGACTACCCGGGGTGACCAAATATTGGATAAAGCCCTTTCTAAAGTCGGTGGCAAAGGCTTATTCGTGAAAGAGCTCGAAACAGCCCTGGAGGATGGTCGGGCTGATTTGGCCGTGCACTCCCTGAAGGATGTGCCTATGGTCATGCCCGAGGGTTTTGATTTGTCCTGCGTAATGCCGCGGGAAGATGCCCATGATGCATTTGTCTCTAATGATTACGCCAGCCTAGAAGATTTACCAAAAGGCGCTGTAGTGGGCACCTCTAGCTTGCGCCGCGAGTCGGTCCTGAGATCCAAATTCCCACATTTAGTGATTCAACCTTTGCGTGGAAATTTAGATACCCGTATGGGCAAGCTCGATCGCGGTGAATATCAAGCCATTATTTTGGCTGCGGCCGGTCTCAAACGATTAGGTCTAGAAAGTCGTATTCGAGCGCTACTACCGATTGATCCATACACGCCAGCTGCTGGGCAGGGCGCGCTTGGCATCGAAACTTTGAGTAATCATCCCAATATTAAAGCGTGGCTTGCGCCACTCAATGATTTGCCAACTCTTTATGCGGTCACTGCTGAGCGCATGGTATCTCGCCAATTAGGCGGTTCTTGTGAAGTGCCTTTAGCGGCTTATGCCACATGGGATCAAGATCACATGAACATCCGCTCTTTTGTTGCTAGCGTTGATGGCACTGCAAGTTGCTTGGCTAGCGCTCAAGGTGCGGTAAAGAGTTTGGAAGATGCAGAGGCTCTGGGTCTCTCAGTTGCACGCGATCTGATTGCTCAAGGCGCTGAGCATTTATTGCCCAACGGTTTGCCGAAATAA
- a CDS encoding uroporphyrinogen-III synthase — translation MSNKTIVITRPSGQARQLSEALQASLLKSGFTPDVTPQIISLPLLTIAPKGDDVLRGQIATALKTADLAIFVSPNAIECTMRLLEQSWQGFSDKPMPIGVMGGSSMAALKNHGIGVESHPTKIILPQNNAQWDSEGLWAELQKLNWDWSSKTVIIFKGEGGRDWLADTLKNVGAQVETFSVYARVPLDLNSPAWDDIHEMDFAKSLWLLTSSEAVRYLGQAKLPLDIATAICPHHNIADAAEQIGFGEVFTCEPGDEALIAASQAWLSI, via the coding sequence ATGAGCAATAAGACCATTGTCATTACCCGTCCAAGCGGACAGGCGCGCCAATTGTCAGAAGCCCTTCAGGCAAGCTTGCTCAAGAGTGGCTTTACTCCAGATGTCACTCCTCAGATTATTTCCTTACCTCTGCTAACGATTGCTCCCAAGGGCGATGATGTTTTGCGGGGGCAGATTGCTACAGCACTCAAAACTGCAGACTTAGCCATTTTTGTGAGTCCAAATGCGATTGAATGCACGATGCGTTTACTCGAGCAATCGTGGCAGGGTTTCTCTGACAAGCCCATGCCTATTGGGGTTATGGGCGGCAGTAGTATGGCAGCTCTCAAAAATCATGGAATCGGTGTTGAGAGCCATCCCACGAAAATCATTCTTCCCCAGAACAATGCGCAATGGGATTCAGAAGGCTTGTGGGCAGAATTGCAAAAGCTGAATTGGGATTGGTCTTCTAAGACAGTCATCATCTTTAAAGGCGAGGGTGGGCGCGACTGGCTAGCTGACACCTTAAAAAACGTTGGCGCACAAGTTGAGACTTTTTCAGTTTATGCGCGCGTTCCATTAGATCTCAATAGCCCCGCCTGGGACGATATTCATGAGATGGATTTTGCTAAATCACTTTGGCTTCTCACATCGTCTGAAGCAGTGCGCTATTTAGGTCAAGCAAAATTACCACTTGATATCGCAACAGCCATTTGTCCGCATCACAATATTGCAGATGCCGCTGAGCAGATAGGTTTTGGTGAGGTATTTACTTGCGAACCAGGTGATGAAGCTTTAATTGCAGCATCACAAGCTTGGTTGTCTATTTAA
- a CDS encoding chorismate lyase, whose product MIHRRRLRSAWNRVDSGELHQAPRKWQSWLSDTGSLTQKIERAIGQKLEVIVLRDCRQNLNSDESRYFHFEIKRCRIREVLLCTNGVPLVMAHSIIPSSSSSGSNHGVLRLGKKPLGAVLFAKTRMHSKKKPPREIARLDKQSALWKKCFRQYPELPSVSWARRTLYQLKGRPLLVSEVFLPALLDYPSN is encoded by the coding sequence ATGATTCACCGTCGTCGTCTCCGTTCTGCATGGAATCGAGTCGATTCCGGTGAATTGCATCAAGCGCCACGTAAGTGGCAATCTTGGCTCAGCGATACCGGTTCTTTAACCCAAAAAATTGAACGTGCAATTGGACAAAAACTAGAAGTAATAGTCTTACGAGATTGCCGACAAAACCTTAATAGCGACGAGAGTCGCTATTTTCATTTCGAGATTAAACGTTGTCGTATCCGAGAAGTGCTCCTATGTACTAACGGTGTCCCCCTCGTCATGGCTCACAGCATTATTCCCAGCAGTAGCTCAAGCGGAAGTAATCATGGGGTCTTACGTTTAGGCAAGAAACCATTAGGGGCAGTGTTGTTTGCTAAAACACGCATGCACTCTAAGAAGAAGCCTCCCCGAGAAATTGCTCGCCTAGATAAGCAAAGCGCCTTATGGAAAAAATGTTTCAGGCAATATCCAGAGTTGCCTTCGGTTAGTTGGGCAAGACGGACTTTGTATCAACTCAAAGGTCGACCACTCTTGGTAAGCGAAGTATTTCTGCCGGCGCTACTGGACTACCCTAGTAATTAA
- a CDS encoding DEAD/DEAH box helicase, which yields MTFSKETNPSGNDFQNFALAAPLLKNVAELGYTQATEVQAQVIPAALAGGDLLVSSQTGSGKTAAFLLPLINQLIEDNPNGSPVPGRAQPKVLVLCPTRELAQQVAADAVNLVRGMKGIRIATVMGGMPYGKQIQALKGALLVVATPGRLLDLTDSKAIRLDDVKQLVIDEADRMLDMGFADDLEAIDKRCAARTQTLMFSATFAPKIMSLANELTTNAKRIELAHAGEKHANIEQKLHWADSMSHKHKLLEHILADASLDQAVVFASTQIESEKIADTLRANGYEASALHGAMPQAVRMRRLESLRKGHTKILVATDVAARGIDVPRISHVINFGLPMKPEDYTHRIGRTGRAGRNGVAITLVEHRDRAKIRNIERFTQQDIVASVIAGLEPQAKPSFGGGGGRPGGGRSGGGFGGGNRSGGGGGRYGSGARSESRSGGGGGGNRSGNHFESRSGDSRPSGDSRPAGANRFADSRPPRSADSRPARSGDSRPSAGPRFAKPKSGGQRRNFSGS from the coding sequence ATGACTTTTTCTAAAGAAACTAATCCCTCTGGAAATGATTTCCAGAATTTCGCCCTCGCGGCGCCACTCCTTAAAAACGTTGCTGAGCTGGGTTACACCCAAGCCACTGAAGTGCAAGCTCAGGTTATTCCTGCAGCTCTTGCTGGCGGTGACTTATTGGTCAGCAGCCAAACCGGTAGCGGTAAAACCGCAGCCTTCTTATTGCCTTTGATTAATCAACTCATCGAAGACAACCCTAACGGCTCACCTGTACCAGGCCGCGCACAACCTAAAGTGTTAGTGCTCTGCCCTACTCGTGAATTAGCTCAACAGGTTGCCGCAGATGCAGTGAACTTAGTTCGTGGCATGAAAGGTATCCGTATTGCAACCGTCATGGGTGGCATGCCTTATGGCAAGCAAATCCAAGCGCTGAAAGGTGCATTGTTAGTTGTCGCAACTCCTGGTCGTTTACTCGACTTGACCGATAGCAAAGCAATTCGCTTAGATGATGTCAAACAACTCGTTATTGACGAAGCCGATCGTATGCTCGACATGGGATTTGCTGATGACCTCGAGGCGATTGATAAGCGTTGCGCTGCTCGCACCCAAACTTTGATGTTCTCTGCAACTTTTGCACCAAAGATTATGTCTTTGGCTAATGAGTTGACGACTAACGCTAAACGTATTGAGCTTGCTCATGCTGGCGAAAAGCATGCAAACATTGAGCAGAAGCTCCACTGGGCTGACAGCATGTCACACAAACATAAATTGCTTGAGCACATTTTGGCTGACGCCTCTTTGGATCAAGCAGTAGTGTTTGCAAGCACTCAAATTGAAAGCGAAAAGATCGCTGACACATTACGTGCTAATGGCTACGAAGCGAGTGCCTTACACGGTGCCATGCCTCAAGCTGTTCGTATGCGTCGCCTTGAGTCTTTGCGTAAGGGTCACACCAAGATCTTGGTTGCGACTGACGTAGCGGCACGCGGTATTGATGTGCCACGTATCAGTCACGTGATTAACTTTGGCTTGCCAATGAAACCAGAGGACTACACGCACCGCATTGGTCGTACTGGTCGTGCTGGTCGCAATGGTGTTGCTATCACTTTGGTTGAACATCGTGATCGCGCCAAGATTCGCAACATCGAGCGCTTTACACAGCAAGACATCGTTGCCTCTGTAATCGCTGGCCTTGAGCCACAAGCCAAGCCTAGCTTTGGTGGTGGCGGTGGTCGTCCAGGTGGCGGTCGCTCTGGTGGTGGCTTTGGTGGTGGTAATCGCTCTGGTGGCGGTGGTGGTCGTTATGGATCTGGCGCTCGTTCAGAGTCTCGTTCTGGTGGCGGAGGCGGTGGTAATCGCTCAGGCAATCATTTCGAATCTCGCTCTGGTGATTCCCGTCCATCTGGCGACTCACGCCCTGCCGGTGCCAATCGTTTTGCTGATTCACGCCCTCCACGTTCTGCAGACTCACGTCCAGCACGTTCTGGAGATTCACGCCCGTCCGCTGGTCCACGTTTTGCTAAACCAAAATCTGGCGGTCAACGTAGAAACTTTAGCGGTAGCTAA
- a CDS encoding coniferyl aldehyde dehydrogenase, with translation MSINRFTLQLDEIKAAYAAEPNPTLEVRLERIGRIERMISANEEKICKVLTADFGNRHVVESRLLEFQMVYQACKHARKHLKEWMKPELVPTPGFLGSSHAWTQMQSMGVIGIMSPWNYPVQLALVPAIAAFAAGNRVWLKPSERSSRTSGFLATLIQEYFHPSEFCVTTGGTEVAESFAALPFDHLFFTGSAGIGKKVMRAAAEHLTPITLELGGKSPAIVDSSAKLKDAAASIIYGKLVNGGQTCIAPDYAVVHASDCNTFVQELRNAAQEQFSNPEELTGAIDEHQLARWHQLVQDAVDRGAQAIPLITPSKNTAPSFTPVALLNTPEDALIMKEEVFGPILPILAISDIDSVIRYINERPKPLALYWFGKDKKVMQRILNETRSGGMTINDTLLHAAVEDLPFGGIGPSGMGAYHGKAGFDAFSHRKSVLQVGSLFGLSPLRGTKLARPPYGKNVQRLLRWLR, from the coding sequence ATGTCGATAAATCGCTTCACACTCCAATTAGATGAAATCAAGGCTGCTTATGCCGCAGAACCCAACCCTACGCTAGAGGTTCGCCTTGAGCGAATTGGACGCATCGAACGCATGATTAGCGCCAATGAAGAAAAAATCTGCAAAGTATTGACTGCTGATTTCGGCAATCGGCATGTCGTTGAGAGTCGGTTGCTCGAGTTCCAAATGGTTTATCAGGCCTGCAAACATGCTCGCAAGCACCTTAAAGAATGGATGAAGCCTGAGCTAGTCCCAACACCAGGATTCCTGGGCTCTTCTCATGCGTGGACCCAAATGCAATCGATGGGCGTCATAGGAATCATGAGCCCTTGGAATTATCCAGTCCAACTAGCGCTAGTTCCAGCTATCGCCGCTTTTGCTGCCGGCAATCGTGTTTGGCTCAAGCCATCAGAGAGAAGTTCGCGTACCTCTGGATTTTTAGCAACATTAATTCAAGAATATTTCCACCCTAGCGAGTTTTGTGTCACTACAGGCGGTACCGAAGTAGCCGAATCTTTTGCAGCACTTCCGTTTGATCATCTTTTCTTTACTGGTTCAGCGGGCATCGGAAAAAAGGTGATGCGGGCAGCTGCAGAGCACCTGACACCAATCACCCTAGAGTTGGGCGGCAAATCCCCAGCAATTGTCGACTCTTCAGCCAAACTGAAAGATGCTGCTGCAAGCATTATTTACGGTAAGTTGGTAAATGGCGGGCAAACCTGTATTGCCCCTGATTACGCAGTAGTGCACGCGAGTGATTGCAATACATTTGTTCAAGAGCTACGTAATGCAGCCCAAGAGCAATTTTCCAACCCAGAGGAATTGACGGGGGCCATTGATGAGCATCAGTTGGCAAGATGGCATCAATTAGTTCAAGATGCAGTAGACCGTGGCGCGCAAGCAATCCCTTTGATTACCCCATCTAAAAATACGGCGCCGTCATTCACGCCAGTAGCACTCCTAAATACTCCTGAAGATGCACTCATCATGAAAGAAGAAGTGTTTGGACCCATTCTGCCGATCCTAGCAATCAGTGATATTGATTCAGTGATTCGCTACATCAATGAACGCCCTAAGCCATTAGCCCTGTATTGGTTTGGTAAAGATAAAAAAGTGATGCAGCGCATTCTGAATGAGACCCGCTCCGGTGGTATGACGATCAATGACACCCTATTGCATGCAGCAGTAGAAGATTTACCGTTTGGCGGTATTGGCCCAAGCGGCATGGGTGCCTATCATGGCAAAGCAGGCTTTGATGCCTTTAGCCATCGCAAATCTGTTTTACAAGTTGGCAGCTTGTTTGGCTTGAGCCCTTTAAGAGGCACTAAATTAGCCAGACCACCCTATGGCAAAAATGTTCAGCGCCTATTGCGCTGGCTACGTTGA
- the msrA gene encoding peptide-methionine (S)-S-oxide reductase MsrA: MIETILKNYPSLERATLGGGCFWCLEAVYQQITGVSAVVSGYAGGAMANPDYESVCSGQTGHAEIVDVYFDPAVVSYRDLLEIFFVIHDPTTLNYQGNDHGTQYRSVIFTHSDSQNVTAHEVVKELEDAKIYSNPVVTQIDVAPVIYPAEDYHQNYFRQHPGQGYCMAVVAPKLAKFRSKFQSLISPEFR; this comes from the coding sequence ATGATCGAAACTATCCTTAAAAACTATCCAAGTCTTGAGCGCGCCACTTTAGGAGGCGGGTGTTTCTGGTGTCTGGAGGCTGTTTACCAGCAAATCACAGGTGTGAGTGCAGTGGTTTCAGGGTATGCCGGAGGGGCAATGGCCAATCCTGACTATGAATCTGTTTGCTCGGGTCAAACGGGCCATGCAGAAATCGTTGATGTCTATTTTGATCCAGCCGTAGTGTCCTACCGAGATTTATTAGAAATCTTTTTTGTTATTCATGATCCAACTACCTTGAACTACCAGGGCAATGACCACGGTACGCAATATCGTTCAGTCATCTTTACTCATAGCGATAGTCAAAATGTCACGGCACATGAAGTAGTTAAAGAATTGGAGGATGCAAAGATCTATTCCAATCCAGTGGTGACTCAAATTGATGTTGCACCTGTTATTTATCCAGCCGAGGATTATCACCAGAATTACTTTCGTCAGCACCCAGGTCAGGGCTACTGTATGGCAGTCGTTGCGCCTAAATTAGCGAAATTCAGATCGAAGTTTCAATCGCTCATTTCGCCAGAGTTTCGTTAA
- the pdxH gene encoding pyridoxamine 5'-phosphate oxidase, producing the protein MDSIAQLRKNYTFGQLSETEVPPNPLSLFQLWFDQAVKAECPEPNSMTLATGDAAGNPSARIVLLKGADEAGFTFFTNYESQKGKDLAVRPQAALLFHWHELERQVRIKGLVERVSPTESDEYFHSRPAASRIGAWASPQSAEIPNREFLEEAKKRFAADFGDKPPRPDHWGGYRLHPTEIEFWQGRPSRLHDRIHYQLDGAQWRIARLAP; encoded by the coding sequence ATGGACTCTATCGCTCAACTCCGCAAAAACTATACCTTTGGCCAGCTTTCAGAGACTGAGGTTCCACCCAATCCACTGAGCTTATTTCAGCTTTGGTTTGATCAAGCCGTCAAAGCGGAATGCCCTGAACCCAATTCCATGACTTTGGCAACAGGAGATGCAGCGGGAAATCCATCAGCCCGTATTGTCTTACTAAAAGGCGCTGATGAAGCAGGCTTTACCTTCTTTACCAATTATGAAAGCCAAAAAGGCAAAGACTTAGCCGTTCGCCCTCAGGCTGCCCTGTTATTTCATTGGCACGAGCTAGAACGTCAAGTGCGCATCAAGGGGTTGGTTGAGCGTGTCAGTCCCACAGAGAGTGATGAATACTTTCACTCCCGCCCAGCAGCTTCCCGTATTGGGGCCTGGGCTTCGCCACAAAGTGCCGAGATTCCAAATCGTGAATTTCTCGAGGAAGCTAAAAAGCGCTTCGCAGCTGACTTTGGAGATAAACCTCCAAGACCTGATCATTGGGGAGGCTATCGTCTACACCCTACTGAGATTGAATTTTGGCAAGGTCGCCCTTCGCGCTTGCATGACCGCATTCACTATCAGCTCGATGGAGCTCAATGGCGTATTGCTCGCTTAGCCCCTTAG
- a CDS encoding ThiF family adenylyltransferase, whose protein sequence is MTEDKLEDSAGDRRFGGVARLYGPELRERFRQATVVVAGLGGVGSWAAEALARTAIGHLVLIDFDHIAESNTNRQLHALEGEYGKAKVQAMTDRIRLINPEITLTTHDAFLEPENLDVFIPQGAIVLDATDSVQTKIALAVWANKNQRALVMCGAAGGKSDPTSVRCDDLSRTEQDALLAKVRQGLRQDHGFSRNLKRKIGIRAIYSHEPRAGVASGGLACSGYGSTVMVTAACGLAAAAEVLNLIATQ, encoded by the coding sequence ATGACAGAAGACAAGTTGGAAGACAGCGCTGGAGATCGTCGGTTTGGAGGTGTAGCTCGGCTATACGGACCAGAGTTGCGTGAGCGTTTCCGTCAAGCCACTGTCGTCGTAGCTGGATTGGGCGGAGTAGGTTCTTGGGCCGCCGAAGCTTTGGCTCGCACTGCCATCGGACATCTTGTTCTTATTGATTTTGACCACATTGCCGAAAGTAATACCAATCGTCAGCTGCACGCCTTGGAAGGTGAGTACGGCAAGGCAAAAGTACAAGCCATGACTGATCGCATTCGACTCATTAATCCCGAGATCACACTCACTACCCACGATGCTTTTTTGGAGCCAGAAAATCTGGATGTATTCATTCCTCAAGGTGCGATTGTTTTGGATGCTACTGATTCAGTGCAAACCAAAATTGCTTTAGCGGTTTGGGCTAATAAAAATCAGCGCGCTCTTGTGATGTGTGGTGCGGCTGGTGGAAAGTCAGATCCGACTTCCGTGAGATGTGATGATCTATCTCGAACAGAGCAAGATGCTTTACTGGCGAAGGTACGCCAAGGACTCAGGCAGGATCACGGCTTCTCAAGAAACCTCAAGAGAAAAATTGGTATTCGCGCGATCTACTCTCATGAGCCTCGCGCCGGAGTTGCTAGTGGTGGGCTGGCTTGTTCTGGCTATGGCTCAACCGTGATGGTGACTGCGGCCTGCGGTTTGGCTGCTGCTGCTGAAGTCTTAAATCTCATCGCCACTCAGTAG